The Malus sylvestris chromosome 12, drMalSylv7.2, whole genome shotgun sequence genome contains a region encoding:
- the LOC126592879 gene encoding chaperone protein dnaJ 6-like, with amino-acid sequence MGKRKKAGVSEQKQQPPPQVEEEDEQQEHSDEDPDPPTSTNKKSLYEVLGVERSATQQEIKKAYHKLALRLHPDKNPGDEEAKEKFQQLQKVISILGDGEKRALYDETGCLDDDDLAGDVVQNLQEYFRVRYKKVTEADIEEFEANYRGSDSEKKDLIELYSQYKGNMNRVFCSMICSDPKLDSHRFKDILDEAIAAGELKSTKAYVKWAKKVSETKPPTSPLRRKNKAKKQTEDLYAIISQRRSERKNQSDCMFSSLVSRYGGSTAASEPTEEEFEATQKKLERKRSSTKSKR; translated from the exons AtggggaaaagaaagaaagctgGGGTTTCTGAGCAGAAGCAGCAACCCCCACCACAAgtcgaagaagaagacgaaCAGCAGGAACACAGCGACGAAGATCCCGACCCCCCAACTTCCACCAACAAGAAAAGCCTCTATGAG GTTCTTGGTGTGGAGAGAAGCGCTACTCAGCAGGAAATAAAGAAGGCGTATCATAAGTTAGCATTGCGATTGCATCCGGATAAGAATCCTGGTGATGAG GAAGCTAAAGAGAAGTTCCAGCAATTGCAAAAGGTGATATCGATTCTCGGCGATGGGGAGAAACGAGCGCTCTATGATGAGACGGGTTGCCTTGATGATGAT GACCTTGCTGGTGATGTTGTTCAGAATCTGCAAGAATATTTCCGTGTCAGATATAAAAAG GTCACTGAAGCTGATATTGAAGAGTTTGAAGCAAACTATAGAGGGTCTGATTCTGAGAAGAAAGATTTGATTGAGCTGTATAGCCAGTACAAGGGGAATATGAACAG AGTGTTCTGTTCAATGATTTGTTCAGATCCTAAACTTGATTCACACCGTTTCAAGGATATTCTTGATGAGGCAATAGCAGCAG GAGAACTGAAATCAACCAAAGCCTACGTAAAATGGGCAAAGAAAGTATCGGAAACAAAACCTCCTACTAGCCCTTTAAGGCGGAAGAACAA GGCAAAGAAACAGACAGAAGATCTGTACGCAATCATATCTCAGCGCCGCAGTGAGAGGAAAAACCAGTCTGATTGTATGTTCTCTTCTCTAGTTTCCAGATACGGCGGGAGCACTGCTGCTTCAGAACCCACAGAAGAAGAATTTGAAGCTACACAGAAAAAACTTGAAAGAAAAAGGTCGTCCACAAAATCAAAGCGCTAG
- the LOC126593354 gene encoding uncharacterized protein LOC126593354: MEMKKISLAIIVLAALLSVVLAADPVPATPKDPAAAATKDPAAAGPKEPAAATPKASATAPVGSAATTTSTASSPDSAHAPAPAPSGAASTMPIVGSLAGAFLVTFFGYYLQ; encoded by the coding sequence ATGGAAATGAAGAAGATCTCCCTCGCCATCATCGTCCTTGCTGCCTTATTGAGCGTCGTCTTGGCTGCTGACCCAGTTCCCGCTACTCCCAAGGACCCAGCTGCCGCTGCTACTAAGGACCCAGCTGCCGCTGGTCCTAAGGAACCAGCTGCAGCTACTCCTAAGGCCTCAGCTACTGCCCCCGTAGGCTCAGCTGCTACCACCACAAGCACAGCATCCTCCCCTGACTCAGCTCATGCTCCTGCTCCTGCTCCATCAGGCGCCGCCAGCACCATGCCCATTGTCGGCTCTCTGGCCGGTGCCTTCCTCGTGACCTTCTTTGGCTATTACCTGCAGTAA
- the LOC126593353 gene encoding serine/threonine-protein kinase Nek6-like encodes MEIDDAETKSKMEDYEVIEQIGRGAFGAAFLVLHKTQKKKYVLKKIRLTKQAEKFKRTAHQEMNLIAKLNHPYIVDYKDAWVDKGDCICIVTGYCEGGDMADMVKKARGQFFPEEKLCKWLTQLLLAVDYLHSNRVLHRDLKCSNVFLTKDNDIRLGDFGLAKLLNTEDLTSSVVGTPNYMCPELLADIPYGYKSDIWSLGCCMFEIAAHQPAFRAPDMAGLINKINRSTISPLPIVYSSTLKQIIKSMLRKSPEHRPTAAELLRHPHLQPYVLQCRNASSVFLPVCPQTNLKEKTPRKSPPSKRSSGKDNRDREAGKMNHVEKVQPFGSNADLTHRYVTNIDNPVFTASAEELETKRVDPTSCSLEVSNATDGSKDGPTDSEASVCDKQADTISIAQKENTESDIEVTSESASNSQHEELEEPTASNFKHLKEVDFKTLNSEDRKAYENQQVLEGAKAEGEGANEENCRVLAVPSVSGTEKVGWIDDTEVEPSCCLEKERSNVYTEVGNAEYLLSENNNESSIQKAKHEVVGKADNNNCSAQIEKGEARVINQAAGDVAAVGSDDSKSDWENPSQQRADALESLLELCARLLKQDKLDELAGVLRPFGEDAVSSRETAIWLTKSLMSAQKSNGES; translated from the exons ATGGAGATTGACGATGCCGAAACGAAGTCAAAGATGGAAGATTATGAAGTAATAGAGCAGATTGGGAGAGGGGCTTTTGGAGCCGCCTTTCTTGTTCTTCATAAGACTCAGAAAAAGAA GTATGTATTGAAAAAGATTCGTTTGACTAAGCAAGCGGAGAAGTTCAAACGCACAGCTCACCAAGAG ATGAATTTAATTGCAAAGTTGAATCATCCATATATTGTGGATTATAAAGATGCTTGGGTGGACAAG GGAGACTGCATATGTATTGTAACGGGCTATTGTGAAGGAGGTGACAT GGCTGATATGGTAAAGAAGGCCAGAGGACAATTTTTTCCAGAGGAG AAGCTCTGCAAATGGCTGACTCAGTTGTTGCTAGCTGTGGACTACTTGCACTCCAATCGTGTACTTCATAGGGATCTTAAG TGCTCAAATGTATTCCTTACAAAGGACAATGACATCCGACTTG GTGACTTTGGGCTTGCAAAACTACTCAACACAGAAGATCTTACTTCTTCG GTTGTCGGAACTCCAAACTACATGTGTCCTGAGCTCCTTGCAGATATACCTTATGGCTATAAATCTGACATATGGTCGCTTG GTTGCTGTATGTTTGAGATTGCCGCACATCAACCTGCATTTAGAGCGCCT GACATGGCTGGGCTTATCAACAAAATTAACAGATCCACCATTTCTCCTCTTCCAATTGTGTATTCTTCCACACT gaaacaaatcatcaagagcATGCTCAGGAAAAGTCCAGAACACAGACCAACA GCTGCAGAGTTATTAAGGCATCCACACTTACAACCATACGTCCTTCAATGCCGCAATGCATCATCTGTTTTTCTTCCTGTATGTCCACAAAccaacttaaaagaaaaaactccAAGAAAATCACCACCTAGCAAGCGCAGCAGTGGCAAAGACAACAGAGATAGAGAGGCTGGAAAAATGAACCACGTGGAAAAGGTCCAACCATTTGGGAGCAATGCTGATCTGACGCATAGATATGTAACAAACATTGATAACCCTGTATTCACAGCTAGTGCAGAAGAGCTTGAAACCAAGAGAGTTGATCCTACTAGCTGTTCTTTGGAAGTATCCAATGCCACTGATGGTTCAAAAGATGGGCCGACTGATTCAGAAGCATCTGTTTGCGATAAGCAAGCTGACACTATCAGTATAGCACAAAAGGAAAATACTGAATCTGACATTGAGGTTACATCAGAGAGCGCATCAAATTCTCAGCATGAAGAACtagaagaaccaactgcctCAAATTTCAAACACTTGAAAGAGGTTGATTTCAAGACTCTGAACAGTGAGGACAGAAAGGCATATGAAAATCAACAAGTTCTTGAAGGAGCTAAAGCAGAAGGAGAGGGGGCTAATGAAGAAAATTGCAGGGTATTGGCGGTGCCCAGTGTAAGCGGTACTGAAAAAGTTGGGTGGATTGATGATACTGAAGTGGAACCCAGTTGTTGTTTAGAGAAGGAAAGGTCCAATGTGTATACTGAAGTTGGTAATGCGGAATACTTGTTATCTGAAAATAACAATGAAAGCTCCATACAGAAAGCAAAACATGAAGTGGTGGGAAAGGCAGACAATAACAATTGCTCTGCGCAGATAGAAAAAGGTGAGGCTCGTGTGATTAATCAAGCAGCAGGTGATGTAGCGGCAGTAGGCAGTGATGATTCCAAGAGTGACTGGGAAAATCCAAGTCAGCAAAGAGCTGATGCCCTTGAGTCTCTGCTTGAGCTATGCGCACGGCTACTAAAGCAGGACAAACTTGATGAGCTTGCCGGCGTGCTAAGACCATTTGGAGAAGACGCCGTCTCTTCTAGAGAAACAGCTATCTGGTTGACAAAGAGTCTCATGTCTGCACAGAAATCTAATGGAGAATCCTAA
- the LOC126592880 gene encoding zinc finger A20 and AN1 domain-containing stress-associated protein 8-like → MESHDETGCQAPDRPILCVNNCGFFGRAATMNMCSKCYKDTLLKQEQANLAASSIDSIVNGGGSSSSSNIFIDPVVASVVDVQAVRVETSVVSTEAYIESSPSMKIEMKENKGPSRCTTCRKRVGLTGFNCKCGNTFCASHRYSDKHDCPFDYRTAGQDAIAKANPIVKADKLDKI, encoded by the coding sequence ATGGAATCTCATGATGAAACTGGATGCCAAGCTCCAGACCGCCCTATCCTTTGTGTTAATAACTGTGGATTCTTTGGAAGGGCCGCGACAATGAACATGTGTTCCAAGTGTTACAAGGACACGCTCTTAAAGCAGGAGCAAGCCAATTTGGCTGCATCATCCATTGACAGCATTGTGAATGGCggcggcagcagcagcagcagcaacatctTCATTGACCCAGTTGTTGCAAGTGTTGTCGATGTGCAAGCTGTACGAGTGGAGACAAGTGTTGTCTCAACAGAAGCATATATTGAATCATCCCCAAGCATGAAGATTGAGATGAAAGAAAATAAGGGACCAAGCAGATGCACTACTTGCCGAAAGCGCGTTGGTTTAACTGGCTTCAATTGCAAATGTGGAAACACCTTCTGTGCAAGTCATCGTTATTCTGATAAACATGACTGTCCTTTTGATTATAGGACTGCTGGTCAGGATGCTATTGCAAAAGCCAATCCTATCGTGAAGGCAGACAAACTTGACAAAATCTAG